One part of the Pseudoalteromonas piscicida genome encodes these proteins:
- a CDS encoding DNA replication terminus site-binding protein, with protein sequence MNKFNIRSTFDILNEHINQLCHELTEADIKKATFYELPDIKKQDEETAPTNIAVTKIEGEKALSKCLDAYRDLYLNDRESGKLLQRFPGLLLVNDPNEVIKSRVNAVNLAKENFKNAILEISNNDARFEAVHSAVPNLMTLAAYRKIHSESITPYSVRFTWMKKHATRVLSKELAMEMLNRSSLYSNPRMIDQEKWQQLVEQEKYRVSSLSENAKLRIRRPTRVTPEVNVRYTAQNRYHVSAALPFILFNPNPDTKLGELSHFTQKDDHPRKREYNFLVDRIYLERFK encoded by the coding sequence ATGAATAAATTTAATATACGTTCAACTTTCGATATTCTTAACGAACATATTAATCAGCTATGCCATGAACTGACTGAAGCCGATATAAAAAAGGCAACTTTTTATGAACTGCCTGATATAAAAAAACAAGATGAAGAAACCGCTCCAACAAATATAGCAGTTACAAAAATAGAAGGTGAAAAAGCACTTTCTAAATGTTTAGATGCTTATCGCGATCTCTATTTAAACGACCGCGAAAGCGGAAAGTTGTTGCAAAGGTTCCCAGGTCTTTTGTTAGTTAATGACCCTAATGAAGTTATCAAGTCTAGGGTGAATGCTGTGAATCTTGCCAAAGAAAATTTTAAAAATGCTATTCTGGAAATTTCTAACAATGATGCCAGATTCGAAGCTGTTCATAGTGCAGTTCCTAATTTAATGACTTTGGCTGCCTATCGAAAAATACATAGCGAATCCATAACTCCCTATTCCGTTCGATTTACCTGGATGAAAAAACATGCAACCAGAGTTTTGAGTAAAGAACTTGCTATGGAGATGTTGAATCGCTCTTCACTATATTCAAATCCGAGGATGATAGATCAGGAAAAGTGGCAACAACTAGTAGAACAAGAAAAATATAGAGTTTCTAGTCTATCAGAAAATGCTAAGCTCAGAATTAGAAGGCCAACCCGAGTAACGCCAGAGGTGAATGTAAGATATACAGCTCAGAATCGCTATCATGTGAGTGCCGCACTTCCATTTATACTCTTTAACCCGAATCCAGACACTAAACTTGGAGAGCTAAGTCATTTTACACAAAAAGATGATCATCCAAGAAAGCGAGAGTACAACTTTCTAGTCGATAGAATTTATTTAGAAAGATTTAAGTAA